In Archangium violaceum, the following are encoded in one genomic region:
- a CDS encoding DUF1592 domain-containing protein: MLTSRHLSALGALLLSASLSACTKQDGCPDDLEFFRTKLWEPVLSTQCIACHKSDGLAAGTRLVLLPPNEEGAVEANFMTVRGLARDTSAGAPLLVMKPSGTHPKGHGGGTLVAQGTNRYTDLQAFADRINGVAGACEATAVVACTPGAIDPAARRRLRMLTRFEYDNTLRDLLYLDSQWGESLPAEEVVHGFDNNSDARAVGTLLTDKLLSTSEQAAEAAVANLAQHVTCEPGETCAQQFIQKFGERAFRRPLTDGERSRYQSLYTSVASEDGYTEGIEAVIAAMLQSPHFLYRSELGQYTSSGRYVLTDYEVASELSYLYWGSMPDETLLAKARAGTLHTPEQISAEARRMLASPRSRLMLDHFVSQWLDLGKLDQAQKDAVAFESFTSDIRTAMKTETTELFDHVVRRGSGRLPELFTADYTFATDTLVSFYGLSGQVSSSATTATGLRMWDLSGTGRKGILTHGSILASHATPQTSSPVLRGKLVRERMLCQPLPPPPPGLNVQLSPVDPESTNRQRFQEHSTNAACASCHKLMDPIGFGFEQFDSVGRYQPKLPDGQTPVDATGAVWSAPTPDTDGTFNGVEELQQKLGASADVQSCFSMQWLRFAYGSSGDDESCVARQLTERFREGGQSIPELLVSLTQLPRFTERLAEPGTKPGGGGTPGNGGGGGGTTDPAASGNVKVTMVPMDDWGSGYCTNVKVTNPGSDTITWRATMSVGGNLTHVWNATATPSGNQTTFVGQDWNGQLGAGASTSFGYCATR; encoded by the coding sequence GTGCTCACGTCCCGGCACCTCTCTGCCCTTGGCGCTCTTCTTCTCTCCGCTTCCCTCTCCGCCTGCACCAAGCAGGACGGCTGCCCCGACGACCTGGAGTTCTTCCGCACCAAGCTCTGGGAGCCGGTGCTGTCCACGCAGTGCATCGCCTGCCACAAGTCCGACGGACTGGCGGCCGGGACGCGCCTGGTGCTGCTGCCCCCCAACGAGGAGGGCGCGGTGGAGGCCAACTTCATGACGGTGCGGGGGCTGGCGCGTGACACGAGCGCGGGCGCGCCCCTGCTGGTGATGAAGCCCTCGGGCACTCACCCGAAGGGCCACGGCGGCGGCACGCTCGTGGCCCAGGGCACCAACCGCTACACGGACCTCCAGGCCTTCGCGGACCGCATCAACGGTGTCGCCGGGGCCTGCGAGGCCACCGCCGTGGTGGCGTGCACCCCGGGCGCCATCGATCCCGCGGCCCGGCGCCGGCTGCGCATGCTCACCCGCTTCGAGTACGACAACACCCTGCGCGACCTGCTCTACCTGGACTCCCAGTGGGGAGAGTCCCTGCCCGCGGAAGAAGTCGTGCACGGCTTCGACAACAACTCGGACGCGCGCGCGGTGGGCACGCTGCTGACGGACAAGCTGCTCAGCACCTCCGAGCAGGCCGCCGAGGCGGCCGTGGCCAACCTGGCCCAGCACGTCACCTGCGAGCCGGGAGAGACGTGCGCGCAGCAGTTCATCCAGAAGTTCGGCGAGCGCGCCTTCCGCCGCCCGCTGACGGACGGGGAGCGCAGCCGCTACCAGTCGCTCTACACGAGCGTGGCATCGGAGGACGGCTACACCGAGGGCATCGAGGCCGTCATCGCCGCCATGCTCCAGTCCCCCCACTTCCTCTACCGCTCGGAGCTGGGGCAGTACACCAGCAGCGGGCGGTACGTGCTGACGGACTACGAGGTGGCCTCGGAGCTGTCGTACCTCTATTGGGGCTCGATGCCGGACGAGACGCTGCTGGCCAAGGCGCGCGCGGGGACCCTGCACACGCCGGAGCAGATCTCCGCCGAGGCGCGCCGCATGCTGGCGTCGCCCCGGAGCCGCCTCATGCTCGACCACTTCGTGAGCCAGTGGCTGGACCTGGGCAAGCTCGACCAGGCGCAGAAGGACGCCGTGGCCTTCGAGAGCTTCACCTCCGACATCCGCACGGCGATGAAGACCGAGACGACGGAGCTCTTCGACCATGTCGTCCGCAGGGGCTCCGGTCGGCTGCCCGAGCTCTTCACGGCCGACTACACGTTCGCCACGGACACGCTGGTGTCCTTCTACGGCCTGTCGGGACAGGTGAGCTCCTCGGCGACCACCGCCACCGGCCTGCGCATGTGGGACCTGTCCGGCACGGGCCGCAAGGGCATCCTCACCCATGGGAGCATCCTGGCCAGCCATGCCACGCCGCAGACGTCCTCGCCCGTGCTGCGCGGAAAGCTGGTGCGTGAGCGCATGCTGTGCCAGCCGCTCCCGCCGCCTCCCCCGGGCCTCAACGTGCAGCTGTCCCCGGTGGACCCCGAGTCGACCAACCGCCAGCGCTTCCAGGAGCACTCGACCAACGCGGCCTGTGCCTCGTGCCACAAGCTGATGGACCCCATCGGCTTCGGCTTCGAACAGTTCGACAGTGTCGGCCGCTACCAGCCGAAGCTGCCGGACGGGCAGACCCCGGTGGATGCGACGGGCGCGGTGTGGTCCGCGCCCACGCCCGACACCGACGGCACCTTCAACGGCGTGGAGGAGCTGCAACAGAAGCTGGGCGCCAGCGCGGACGTGCAGTCCTGCTTCTCGATGCAGTGGCTGCGCTTCGCCTACGGCAGCTCTGGGGATGACGAGTCCTGCGTGGCCCGTCAGCTCACCGAGCGCTTCCGCGAGGGGGGGCAGAGCATTCCGGAGCTGCTCGTCTCGCTGACGCAGCTGCCGCGCTTCACCGAGCGCCTGGCGGAGCCGGGGACGAAGCCGGGAGGTGGCGGCACCCCGGGCAATGGCGGCGGCGGTGGTGGCACGACCGACCCGGCGGCCTCTGGCAACGTGAAGGTGACCATGGTCCCCATGGATGACTGGGGGAGCGGCTACTGCACCAACGTCAAGGTGACCAACCCCGGTTCGGACACGATCACCTGGCGGGCCACGATGAGCGTGGGAGGCAACCTCACGCACGTGTGGAACGCCACGGCCACGCCCTCCGGAAACCAGACCACCTTCGTGGGCCAGGACTGGAACGGGCAGCTGGGCGCGGGCGCCAGCACCAGTTTCGGATACTGCGCGACCCGCTGA
- a CDS encoding DUF1552 domain-containing protein, giving the protein MIRIGRRQFTAGLGASLLASPLLGLLSGEARAAAQQAKRLIVFFSPNGTVHNHWRPSGTETEFSFPAGSILEPLARHQSKLLICEGIDFVEVDNHEAGMSNMLTGGGTAGSPSGGLSVDQYVASKIGQGSRFQSLEFGVQTSAWGAARSTRMSYSAPGVFASPEDSPRNAFQRLFGALGGNTTTTDKLLRRRKSILDLVRGEMNDLSQRVGAQEKQKLDQHLEALRQTERGLTEPVALPGCPSATAPAPIDAMANGNFPAVGKAQIDLMVSALGCGMTRVASLQWAHTIAPQVFNWMGMGEAHHELSHKDDSNTSGVANFVKCERWFAEQFAYLLDALQAHPDLETGGTLLDSTLVLWAKELGDSRLHTCRSVPFVLAGGSNSYFRFGRYLRFSGAPHQKLLTSVCHALGVTIDTFGDVTKASGPLSGLV; this is encoded by the coding sequence ATGATTCGGATCGGGCGAAGACAGTTCACCGCGGGCCTGGGAGCCTCGCTCCTGGCCAGCCCGCTGTTGGGGCTACTCAGCGGAGAAGCCCGTGCCGCGGCTCAGCAGGCAAAGCGGCTCATCGTCTTCTTCTCGCCCAATGGGACGGTGCACAACCACTGGCGCCCCAGCGGAACGGAGACGGAGTTCTCCTTCCCCGCGGGCAGCATCCTGGAGCCGCTCGCGCGCCACCAGTCCAAGCTGCTCATCTGCGAGGGCATCGACTTCGTGGAGGTGGACAACCACGAGGCGGGCATGTCCAACATGCTCACCGGCGGCGGCACGGCGGGCAGTCCCTCCGGAGGTCTCTCCGTCGACCAGTACGTCGCGAGCAAGATCGGCCAGGGCTCGCGCTTCCAGTCCCTGGAGTTCGGCGTGCAGACGAGCGCCTGGGGTGCGGCGCGCTCCACGCGCATGTCGTACTCGGCCCCCGGCGTCTTCGCCTCGCCCGAGGACAGTCCGCGCAACGCCTTCCAGCGCCTCTTCGGCGCGCTCGGCGGTAACACGACCACCACCGACAAGCTGCTGCGCCGCCGCAAGAGCATCCTGGACCTGGTGCGCGGTGAGATGAACGACCTGTCCCAGCGCGTGGGCGCGCAGGAGAAGCAGAAGCTCGATCAACACCTCGAGGCGCTGCGCCAGACGGAGCGCGGGCTGACCGAGCCCGTGGCGCTGCCCGGGTGCCCCTCGGCCACCGCTCCGGCCCCCATCGACGCCATGGCCAACGGGAACTTCCCCGCGGTGGGCAAGGCCCAGATCGATTTGATGGTGAGCGCGCTGGGCTGCGGCATGACGCGCGTGGCCTCCCTCCAGTGGGCCCACACCATCGCCCCCCAGGTGTTCAACTGGATGGGGATGGGCGAGGCCCACCACGAGCTGTCCCACAAGGACGACTCCAACACCTCGGGGGTGGCGAACTTCGTCAAGTGCGAGCGCTGGTTCGCCGAGCAGTTCGCCTATCTGCTCGACGCCCTCCAGGCCCACCCGGACCTGGAGACGGGCGGCACCCTGCTCGACTCCACCCTGGTGCTCTGGGCCAAGGAGCTCGGCGACAGCCGTCTGCACACCTGCCGCTCCGTGCCCTTCGTCCTGGCCGGGGGCTCCAACAGCTACTTCCGCTTCGGGCGCTACCTGCGTTTCAGCGGAGCACCGCACCAGAAGCTGCTCACCTCGGTCTGCCATGCCCTGGGTGTCACCATCGACACCTTCGGCGACGTCACCAAGGCCAGTGGCCCGCTCTCCGGGCTCGTCTGA
- a CDS encoding chemotaxis protein CheW: MPRQGSRCFLVVRAQEWMCALPLEEVEETMRPLPVAPVSAAPVFVRGVCLVRGTPAPVVSLATLLGGQAQSGPGRRFVSLRVPEGRLALEVDEVRGLRWVEEGALDSVPPLLRATASGHLRHLSSFDGRLMAVLGAAHLLPEELWERLERPSSGEGGA, translated from the coding sequence ATGCCCAGGCAGGGGTCTCGCTGCTTCCTCGTGGTGAGGGCGCAGGAGTGGATGTGCGCGCTGCCACTGGAGGAAGTGGAGGAGACGATGAGGCCGCTGCCGGTCGCCCCGGTGTCGGCCGCTCCCGTCTTCGTGCGTGGCGTGTGCCTGGTGCGTGGCACCCCGGCGCCCGTGGTGAGCCTGGCGACGCTGCTGGGAGGCCAGGCCCAGTCCGGCCCCGGCCGGCGCTTCGTCTCGCTGCGCGTGCCCGAGGGGCGCCTGGCGCTCGAGGTGGATGAGGTGCGCGGCCTGCGCTGGGTGGAGGAGGGCGCGCTGGACTCGGTGCCCCCGCTGCTGCGCGCCACCGCCAGTGGCCACCTGCGGCACCTGAGCTCGTTCGACGGGCGCCTGATGGCGGTGCTCGGCGCGGCCCACCTGCTGCCGGAGGAGCTCTGGGAGCGCCTGGAGCGGCCCTCCTCGGGTGAGGGGGGCGCGTGA
- a CDS encoding CheR family methyltransferase — MIDRFVALVQQRLGLVIDKGQWGELEPLLAERAAGAVERYLERLASSSSQEEWKALAERLTVGETYFLRHLTQLETLVDEVLPSFLRQSSNIRVLCAGCSSGEEPYSVALLARERGRVDASRLRILGIDVNPRAIALARRACYSSWSLRAVPVALRDQWFKRTPEGFALRPQVRDQVIFEERNLLEDAPAFWAPGSFHAILCRNVVLYFPPEVTRRIIARMAQALVPGGFLFLGPSETLRGISEEFELLRRGDAFYYRRLPTSPTAMTSRPPPLLPPPPSVAALPRSTSTPPPVDGLEAVLRLLEAERYTEAWARLEALPQEEQPRALLLRAVLHLHAGRLEAAEHLGRQLTSAGATEAPAQYLLGLCLEQSGNEVGARSRYTAAVRADPTFALGYLRAGTLARRAGDLADARVGLRMALSLLPQEKPLYLSLFGGGFGRHGLMQVGLQELHACTEVP; from the coding sequence GTGATCGACCGCTTCGTCGCGCTCGTGCAGCAGCGCCTGGGGTTGGTCATCGACAAGGGCCAGTGGGGCGAGCTGGAGCCCCTGCTGGCGGAGCGCGCCGCCGGTGCCGTGGAGCGTTACCTGGAGCGGCTGGCCTCCTCCTCCTCCCAGGAGGAGTGGAAGGCCCTCGCCGAGCGGCTCACCGTGGGGGAGACGTACTTCCTGCGCCACCTCACCCAGCTCGAGACGCTGGTGGACGAGGTGCTGCCCTCCTTCCTGCGTCAGTCCTCCAACATCCGCGTGCTGTGCGCCGGCTGCTCCAGCGGGGAAGAGCCCTACTCCGTGGCCCTCCTGGCCCGTGAGCGCGGGCGGGTGGACGCCTCCCGGCTCCGCATCCTCGGCATCGACGTCAACCCTCGCGCCATCGCCCTGGCCCGCCGCGCCTGCTACTCCTCCTGGTCCCTGCGCGCCGTGCCCGTCGCCCTGCGCGATCAATGGTTCAAGCGGACCCCCGAGGGCTTCGCCCTCCGGCCCCAGGTGCGCGATCAGGTCATCTTCGAGGAGCGCAACCTGTTGGAGGACGCCCCCGCCTTCTGGGCACCGGGCTCCTTCCACGCCATCCTCTGCCGCAACGTCGTCCTCTACTTTCCTCCCGAGGTGACGCGAAGGATCATCGCCCGCATGGCCCAGGCGCTCGTGCCGGGCGGCTTCCTCTTCCTCGGACCCAGCGAGACGCTGCGGGGTATATCGGAGGAGTTCGAGCTGCTGCGCCGGGGGGACGCCTTCTACTACCGCCGGTTGCCGACATCGCCCACCGCGATGACCTCGCGGCCCCCTCCGCTGCTTCCACCGCCCCCCTCCGTCGCGGCCCTCCCGAGGAGCACGAGCACCCCCCCGCCGGTGGACGGGTTGGAGGCGGTGCTGCGGCTGCTCGAGGCCGAGCGCTACACCGAGGCCTGGGCGCGGCTGGAGGCGCTCCCCCAGGAGGAGCAACCCAGGGCGCTGCTGCTGCGGGCGGTGCTGCACCTGCACGCGGGGCGCCTGGAGGCGGCCGAGCACCTGGGCCGGCAGCTCACCTCGGCGGGCGCCACCGAGGCCCCGGCCCAGTACCTGCTGGGGCTGTGCCTGGAGCAGAGCGGAAACGAGGTGGGAGCCAGGTCCCGTTACACCGCGGCGGTGCGCGCGGATCCCACCTTCGCCCTGGGGTACCTCCGCGCGGGTACACTGGCGCGCCGGGCTGGTGACCTGGCCGACGCCCGGGTGGGCCTGCGCATGGCCCTCTCTCTGCTGCCCCAGGAGAAGCCGTTGTATCTGTCACTCTTCGGCGGAGGTTTCGGCCGCCACGGGCTGATGCAGGTGGGTCTGCAAGAGCTCCATGCCTGTACGGAGGTCCCATGA
- a CDS encoding chemotaxis protein CheW: MSLPRTRTAQRLDELRESFDSSFSRPPAPQRDPGEALLRLRVGGAPLGVRLGQLSGLHLMPRLVRLPGSPGSLLGLVGLRGQLIAVHDLAAQLGLSSGEPPRWLLLAGGTRRVGLAAAGFEGQLRATGEQMRSGGGSSSAHPLLSTSVLLPDAPPLPVLDVDALVRKLLEEASAPQQGR; the protein is encoded by the coding sequence ATGAGTCTCCCCAGAACCCGCACGGCCCAGCGGCTGGACGAGCTGCGCGAGAGCTTCGACTCCTCCTTCTCCCGGCCTCCCGCTCCGCAGAGGGATCCCGGCGAGGCGTTGCTGCGGCTGCGCGTGGGAGGTGCCCCCCTGGGCGTGCGCCTGGGGCAGCTCTCGGGCCTGCATCTCATGCCCCGCCTGGTGCGCCTGCCGGGCAGTCCGGGCTCGCTGCTGGGGCTGGTGGGGCTGAGAGGCCAGCTCATCGCCGTGCACGACCTGGCGGCGCAGCTGGGCCTTTCGTCTGGAGAGCCTCCCCGGTGGTTGCTGCTGGCCGGTGGCACCCGGCGCGTGGGCCTGGCGGCGGCTGGCTTCGAGGGCCAGCTGCGCGCCACCGGTGAGCAGATGCGCTCGGGCGGGGGCTCCTCCTCCGCTCACCCCTTGCTGAGCACCAGCGTCCTGTTGCCGGACGCCCCGCCGTTGCCGGTGCTCGATGTCGATGCCCTCGTGAGAAAGCTGCTGGAGGAGGCCTCCGCCCCCCAGCAGGGGAGATGA
- a CDS encoding CHASE3 domain-containing protein, producing the protein MFSNRTLKQQFTAVVIVVSALIVLFVIMSLKSIRDFTDAATSVGRTHQIITGLERALSSVKDAETGHRGYVLTGDEAFLAPYNDAQASIDKELSLLRELVSDSPEQVRRLEVLRPAISRKLASLKASIELRRTKGFDAVQTSLVMGEGREMMDAIRSMVAEMRLSEEKLLQERDAQMDADRLSFMRVFFWGGVVALVVVIGAATLVGMGLQKKIGSAISGVQGSSAELQSAASQQATGAREQASATTEISTTVKELLSTSRQIAGSAQQVARVADETAGAARTGNETVQHAQEAIDTVRRQVDAIVNHMLELGKRSQEIGGIVDIINELAEQTNILAINATIESAGAGEHGKRFAVVAEEIRKLADRVGGATKDIRVLIEEIRAASNTTIMATEDGSKAVQSSAKQFSDVAGSFRRIAELVRANLDVAREIELSTQQQTTAVEQVNTAILEVAQTARQAESSSTQTLQTATRLIQLSQQLNAIIDDSRANA; encoded by the coding sequence ATGTTCTCGAATCGGACGTTGAAACAGCAGTTCACCGCCGTGGTCATCGTGGTCTCGGCGTTGATCGTGCTCTTCGTCATCATGTCCCTGAAGAGCATCCGGGACTTCACGGACGCCGCCACCTCCGTGGGGCGCACCCATCAGATCATCACCGGGCTCGAGCGGGCCCTCTCCAGCGTCAAGGACGCGGAGACGGGTCATCGCGGCTACGTCCTCACCGGGGATGAGGCCTTCCTCGCGCCCTATAACGATGCGCAGGCCAGCATCGACAAGGAGCTGTCGCTCCTGAGGGAGCTCGTCTCCGACAGCCCCGAGCAGGTCCGGCGCCTGGAGGTGCTGCGGCCCGCCATCTCCCGGAAGCTGGCCAGTCTGAAGGCCAGCATCGAGCTGCGCCGCACCAAGGGCTTCGATGCCGTCCAGACCAGCCTCGTCATGGGCGAGGGCAGGGAGATGATGGACGCCATCCGGAGCATGGTGGCCGAGATGCGCCTGTCGGAGGAGAAGCTGCTCCAGGAGCGCGATGCGCAGATGGACGCGGACAGGCTCTCGTTCATGCGGGTGTTCTTCTGGGGCGGCGTGGTGGCGCTGGTGGTGGTCATCGGGGCCGCCACCCTCGTCGGCATGGGCCTTCAGAAGAAGATCGGCTCGGCCATCTCGGGGGTGCAGGGCTCCTCGGCCGAGCTCCAGTCGGCGGCCTCGCAGCAGGCCACGGGCGCGCGCGAGCAGGCCTCGGCCACGACGGAGATCTCCACCACCGTCAAGGAGCTGCTGTCCACCTCGCGGCAGATCGCCGGCAGCGCGCAGCAGGTGGCCCGCGTGGCGGACGAGACGGCGGGAGCCGCCCGCACCGGCAACGAGACGGTGCAGCACGCCCAGGAGGCCATCGACACGGTGCGCCGCCAGGTGGACGCCATCGTCAACCACATGCTGGAGCTGGGCAAGCGCTCGCAGGAGATCGGCGGCATCGTGGACATCATCAACGAGCTGGCCGAGCAGACGAACATCCTCGCCATCAACGCCACCATCGAGAGCGCCGGGGCGGGTGAGCACGGCAAGCGCTTCGCGGTGGTGGCGGAAGAAATCCGCAAGCTGGCGGACCGCGTGGGCGGCGCCACCAAGGACATCCGCGTCCTCATCGAGGAGATCCGCGCGGCCTCCAACACCACCATCATGGCCACCGAGGACGGCTCCAAGGCGGTGCAGAGCAGCGCGAAGCAGTTCAGTGACGTGGCGGGCAGCTTCCGCCGCATCGCCGAGCTGGTGCGCGCCAACCTGGATGTGGCGCGGGAGATCGAGCTGAGCACCCAGCAGCAGACGACGGCGGTGGAGCAGGTGAACACCGCCATCCTCGAGGTGGCGCAGACGGCGCGTCAGGCCGAGTCCAGCTCCACGCAGACGTTGCAGACGGCCACCCGGCTCATCCAGCTCTCCCAGCAGCTCAACGCCATCATCGACGATTCGCGCGCCAACGCATGA
- a CDS encoding hybrid sensor histidine kinase/response regulator gives MSLDSDPYRYFRIEARELIEQLTQGLLSLDDGEGGAQAVPELFRYAHTLKGAARVVGQVRMAEMAHAVEDALSSYREAGQSLPADSIREFLRLVGQMAEQLDTLDAPPPPPEEAPSEEGAPALALPEAPTSEVVRVELARLDTLLEGLSEAVVQLGGLRGAVESLGQAQYGAGSLIEQLSAPVASNGSPAERARWLSRVLSTAEGLRSVLVKAGRQLGGGLGQVESELARLRDGAHTLRLVPAQTLFGPLELAARDAAASLGRQVEMHAEGGDIQLDGHVLAAVRQALLHVVRNAVDHGVEPPEERRALGKSPTGRFSLKVQRRGGRVLFRCEDDGRGVDLGRVRQVAVERGLVSASEVDTLDEQGLFGLLFQPGFSTARAITEVSGRGVGLDVVRDMVLRLKGEVHMTSRPGLGSCITLEVPLTLASLEMLGVEAGGQRLLVPLEALSGAIHLPAEAVSWTGARACISHEGEALPFLPLVDALGGTSGAQRPRTWSVLVLDAGTAGRAAVGVEKLLGISRRVSRPLPATVPNLPLVAGASFDEQGLPLLLLDAAGLVRRVQAGSSGGVPQVKPSRRHLILVVDDSVTTRMLEKSILEAAGYQVELAASGEEGYEKARRGGHSLAIVDVEMPGISGLELTRRIRATPSLQALPVLMVSSLATDEDKRRGREAGVSAYIVKGEFQQHGFLDTVARLTASGRRPE, from the coding sequence ATGAGCCTGGACAGCGATCCCTACCGCTACTTCCGCATCGAGGCCCGGGAGCTGATCGAACAGCTCACGCAGGGCCTGCTCTCGCTGGACGATGGCGAGGGCGGTGCGCAGGCCGTGCCGGAGCTCTTCCGCTACGCGCATACCCTGAAGGGGGCGGCGCGAGTGGTGGGGCAGGTGCGCATGGCGGAGATGGCGCACGCCGTGGAGGACGCGCTGTCCTCCTATCGCGAGGCTGGCCAGTCCCTGCCCGCCGACAGCATCCGCGAGTTCCTGCGCCTGGTGGGGCAGATGGCGGAGCAGCTGGATACGCTGGACGCCCCGCCGCCGCCCCCCGAGGAGGCTCCGTCCGAGGAGGGGGCTCCGGCGCTGGCGCTCCCCGAGGCGCCGACGTCCGAGGTGGTGCGCGTGGAGCTGGCGCGGCTGGACACGCTCCTGGAGGGCCTGTCCGAGGCGGTGGTGCAGCTCGGTGGCCTGCGCGGGGCGGTGGAGTCGCTCGGGCAGGCGCAGTACGGAGCGGGCAGCCTCATCGAACAGCTCTCCGCGCCCGTGGCCTCCAACGGCTCGCCCGCGGAGCGTGCCCGGTGGTTGTCGCGCGTGCTGTCCACGGCCGAGGGCCTGCGCTCCGTGCTGGTGAAGGCGGGGCGGCAGCTCGGCGGTGGGCTGGGGCAGGTGGAGTCGGAGCTGGCGCGCCTGCGGGATGGGGCGCACACCCTGCGGCTCGTCCCGGCGCAGACGCTCTTCGGTCCGCTGGAGCTGGCCGCTCGTGACGCCGCCGCCTCCCTGGGCCGTCAGGTGGAGATGCACGCCGAGGGCGGGGACATCCAGCTCGACGGACACGTGCTGGCGGCGGTGCGCCAGGCCCTGTTGCACGTGGTGCGCAACGCGGTGGACCACGGGGTGGAGCCTCCCGAGGAGCGGCGGGCGCTGGGCAAGTCCCCCACGGGCCGCTTCTCCTTGAAGGTGCAGCGGCGCGGCGGGCGCGTCCTCTTCCGGTGCGAGGACGACGGGCGCGGCGTGGACCTGGGCCGGGTGCGCCAGGTGGCCGTGGAGCGAGGGCTCGTCTCCGCTTCCGAGGTGGACACCCTGGACGAGCAGGGGCTGTTCGGGCTGCTCTTCCAGCCGGGGTTCAGCACGGCCCGCGCCATCACCGAGGTGTCCGGCCGGGGCGTGGGGCTGGACGTGGTGCGCGACATGGTGCTCCGGCTCAAGGGCGAGGTGCACATGACCTCGCGGCCGGGGCTGGGCAGCTGCATCACGCTGGAGGTCCCCCTCACACTGGCCTCGTTGGAGATGCTGGGAGTGGAGGCCGGCGGGCAGCGCCTGCTGGTGCCGCTGGAGGCGCTGAGCGGCGCCATCCACCTGCCCGCCGAGGCCGTCTCCTGGACGGGGGCGCGCGCCTGCATCTCCCACGAGGGAGAGGCGCTGCCCTTCCTCCCGCTGGTGGACGCGCTGGGCGGCACGAGCGGCGCGCAGCGGCCACGCACCTGGTCCGTCCTGGTGCTCGACGCGGGCACGGCGGGCCGGGCCGCGGTGGGCGTGGAGAAGCTGCTGGGCATCTCCCGCCGGGTGAGCCGGCCGCTGCCCGCCACCGTGCCCAACCTGCCCCTGGTGGCCGGGGCCAGCTTCGACGAGCAGGGTCTCCCCCTGCTGCTGCTGGACGCGGCCGGCCTGGTGCGCCGGGTGCAGGCGGGCTCCTCTGGCGGGGTTCCCCAGGTGAAGCCCTCGCGGCGGCACCTCATCCTCGTGGTGGATGACTCCGTCACCACCCGCATGCTGGAGAAGAGCATCCTCGAGGCCGCGGGCTACCAGGTGGAGCTGGCCGCCTCGGGCGAGGAGGGCTACGAGAAGGCGCGGCGGGGTGGCCACTCGTTGGCCATCGTCGACGTGGAGATGCCGGGGATCAGCGGGTTGGAGCTCACCCGGCGCATCCGCGCCACTCCCTCCCTGCAGGCGCTGCCCGTGCTCATGGTGTCCTCGCTGGCCACCGATGAGGACAAGCGGCGCGGCCGGGAGGCGGGTGTGTCGGCCTACATCGTCAAGGGTGAGTTCCAGCAGCACGGCTTCCTGGACACGGTGGCCCGCCTGACGGCCTCCGGGCGGAGGCCCGAATGA
- the cheB gene encoding chemotaxis-specific protein-glutamate methyltransferase CheB, which translates to MSRLRVLIVDDSLTVRRRLADAFAFDPSWEVVGEASDGQQAFEQCQRLRPDVVTMDLVMPKVDGLRATELIMAHCPTPIVVLSATENRTEGLRTLDALAAGAVDAVDKPSGTLDSRWMETLVSRVRVAARVRVITHVRARLRTEESRSHAPSPRVQPPVVPPRLLVMGASTGGPAAVRHILCSLPPGFPLPVLLVLHITEHFDTAMAEWLEAQSGLPVRSAVDGEPLPMPGRVVVRMAPGNRHLVVRGGRLRLVDGPERHSCRPSVDELFESVARELGAASIGCLLTGMGRDGAEGLSAMRRAGAATVVEDESTCVVFGMPREAIRLGAAQHVVGLTEIPSLLAALSRGGAREGLS; encoded by the coding sequence ATGAGCCGCCTGCGGGTCCTCATCGTCGACGACTCCCTGACGGTGCGCCGCCGGCTGGCGGATGCCTTCGCGTTCGATCCGTCGTGGGAGGTGGTGGGGGAGGCCTCCGACGGTCAGCAGGCCTTCGAGCAGTGCCAGCGCCTGCGCCCGGACGTGGTGACGATGGACCTGGTCATGCCGAAGGTGGACGGGCTCCGGGCCACCGAGCTCATCATGGCCCACTGTCCCACACCCATCGTCGTTCTCTCGGCGACCGAGAATCGCACCGAGGGGCTGCGGACGTTGGACGCGCTGGCCGCCGGCGCGGTGGACGCGGTGGACAAGCCCTCGGGCACCCTGGACTCGCGGTGGATGGAGACGCTGGTGTCGCGGGTGCGGGTGGCGGCGCGCGTGCGCGTCATCACCCACGTCCGGGCCCGGTTGCGCACGGAGGAGTCCCGTTCCCATGCGCCGTCGCCGCGCGTGCAGCCCCCCGTGGTACCGCCCCGGTTGCTGGTGATGGGGGCCTCCACCGGAGGGCCGGCGGCCGTGCGCCACATCCTCTGCTCGCTGCCTCCGGGCTTCCCCCTGCCGGTGCTGTTGGTGCTGCACATCACCGAGCACTTCGACACCGCCATGGCCGAGTGGTTGGAGGCGCAGAGCGGCCTGCCGGTGCGAAGCGCCGTGGACGGGGAGCCGCTGCCGATGCCGGGCCGCGTGGTGGTGCGGATGGCACCGGGCAACCGGCACCTCGTGGTAAGGGGAGGGAGGCTGCGGCTGGTGGACGGGCCGGAGCGCCACTCGTGCCGTCCCTCGGTGGACGAGCTCTTCGAGTCCGTGGCCCGCGAGCTGGGGGCGGCCTCCATCGGCTGCCTGTTGACGGGAATGGGACGGGACGGGGCCGAGGGATTGTCGGCGATGCGACGCGCGGGGGCCGCCACGGTGGTGGAGGATGAATCCACCTGCGTGGTATTCGGAATGCCCCGAGAGGCCATCCGGTTGGGGGCCGCGCAGCACGTGGTGGGATTGACGGAGATTCCCTCCCTGCTGGCGGCGCTCTCTCGCGGTGGGGCCAGGGAAGGATTGTCATGA